TTGAGCTTGAATATCCGGATACAATCACCTATGTAGTAGGTTACTGTAATGGGTTGATTTGTTTAACAGGTCGCGGTAACTACGTTTTCTTTTGGAACCCATCCACAAGAAATTCAAGAAAACTACCTATGCTTGATACGATTACTTGTCGTTATAAGCATATAACCTATGGGTTTTGCTACAATGAATTAGCCGATGATTTTAAAGTATTTGCGGTCGCTACCACTGATTGGAAACATGAAATGTCAGTTTATAGCTCAAAATCTGACTCTTGGAGATTGATTGGAGATTTTGTTTCTTATAAGCTGCCGTCTGGAGGGTACTTGGGAAATGGAGCTATGCACTGGCTTGTCACTCCCAATCTGCAGCTTAAAGACGTCCCACAAAGGTTTCCTTATATTATTTCTCTTGATGTAATAAGGGATACATTTCGAGAAGTTATGCTGCCAAACTGTGGAGAAGCTATAATGACATGGAGTGTGGGCACTTTCTGTGAAAACCTTTGTGTGCTCCGCAAGATGTCCCTTGATGCCCGTGTCGAGTTATGGGTAATGAGAGATTGTGGTGATCAAGATTCATGGATAAAATTGTTCACCATCCCACATATGGATAGGCTAAATCGCAGCCTTTATGTTACACCTACACCTATCTGCACTTCTGTAAATGGTGATATTATGCTTCTTGTGGATTCAACCATAGTACTCTACGACACAAAGGATAACACATTCAGGGATCTGCTAAACAACAGAAGTTGTCTGAGTTCAAAAGTGTATACCTATGTTGAGAGTTTAGTTTCACCCAGCTTGTAAACATCAGCAAGTGAAAAGAaatgaaaatatttatatttacatgttTTTTATATTACTTCTTCAGACTACTGTGATTAGGGGAAGACTTTAAGAAATTGTATGTATAAAACCTAATTTATAATATGCATAGTAAAAGTTTATATTTATATtgattgatttatttaattacaaaaGATTCAAATGTATTATGTAATATTACATTTTATCTATCATATTCTATGATGGGGTGTGTTTTCCTGTGTTAGGGTTGCTATTCTAATATGCAACAAGTTGCTTGTATTCACACCTATGTGGTGATATTATGTTCAAATTATAAAAACTAAAATGAcatatattttagaaaattgtccatatatatatatgtatttgtggtTTCTATATTCAATGCATTCTTATAGATGCATGTAATATCTGAAACTATTCATAAAACATAAATTTCTTAGAATCCCATATTTAGGCCGTGCAGATTTTTTTATGAACCACTATagtttaaatttttaataaaaattggtcgtattgaaatatttaattatttgagTAAGATTTTATATGTTCTTTCCCGAGTTATtagtataaaaattatttttgtctAAAATATTCATATGACTACATACTCATGTACTCTAAATGTGTTCATATGAGGATATATCGTGCATGTTAATAATCTAGCTAGACATTATATGGTATAAACTGCAAAAGTCAAATCTTGTGtcttcaaaaatataaaattctgTATTACTTTTTTCCATTataacacacacatatatatatatatatatcattctTTCTTTACATATATGCTTTTATTTAATATAGAATATATAATTAATGTATTTTTACCCTAAACCCTAAGTCCtaaatttaaagaaaaatgaCCGATAATAACCCTTCGGTCGATTTTATccattttttatttaaatttacgATCATTTTTCGGCCGATCCACGTGGTCGGTATAATATGCGACCGAAGTAGTCATTTTAGCCTCGCGAAATTTTTGGGTTAAGTTTAATACCGACCAAATTGTACCGACTAGTTTTGAATGATACAGTCGTTAtacttaaattattttttaattatagttAAAAAATATTGGGGAACGTGGAGTTCGACACACACTTAAATGCTCCCGTAAACTATAGttacataaattatttttttaattttttaattttaaataaaaattcaatGTTTAAATACAAAGAacgaaaaattaaaaaataaattatggaagtatactttatattcaccttaaaatgcgtgccaTCTATTAAAAAAATATGTAGAAAATTGA
This is a stretch of genomic DNA from Apium graveolens cultivar Ventura unplaced genomic scaffold, ASM990537v1 ctg9213, whole genome shotgun sequence. It encodes these proteins:
- the LOC141705677 gene encoding F-box/kelch-repeat protein At3g23880-like, giving the protein MRSKKFKPMASHESTNPDTIPFIPEEIMYNVFLRLTVRDLSRCKGVCNSWRSIISSSHFIKTHLSKSTNDPHFTQHRLLSSYTPFNSDLQLKSCSIYSLLNEPHNIEALELEYPDTITYVVGYCNGLICLTGRGNYVFFWNPSTRNSRKLPMLDTITCRYKHITYGFCYNELADDFKVFAVATTDWKHEMSVYSSKSDSWRLIGDFVSYKLPSGGYLGNGAMHWLVTPNLQLKDVPQRFPYIISLDVIRDTFREVMLPNCGEAIMTWSVGTFCENLCVLRKMSLDARVELWVMRDCGDQDSWIKLFTIPHMDRLNRSLYVTPTPICTSVNGDIMLLVDSTIVLYDTKDNTFRDLLNNRSCLSSKVYTYVESLVSPSL